From Schizosaccharomyces pombe strain 972h- genome assembly, chromosome: II, the proteins below share one genomic window:
- the nrf1 gene encoding vacuolar transporter chaperone (VTC) complex, GTPase regulator subunit Nrf1 gives MSTQPLLQTTPGKRIALPVRVEPKVFFANERTFLSWLSFAVVLGGLSVGLLNFGDRIGKISAGLFTIVAIGTMGYALGIYHWRASAIRRRGSGPYDDRLGPTILCFVLLAAIITNFVLRMLF, from the coding sequence ATGTCTACTCAACCTCTTTTACAAACTACTCCTGGTAAAAGAATTGCTCTTCCTGTTCGTGTTGAACCTAAAGTTTTTTTCGCTAATGAACGTACTTTCCTTTCTTGGTTGAGCTTTGCAGTAGTTTTGGGTGGTTTGTCAGTTGGTTTACTTAACTTTGGTGATCGAATTGGTAAGATTAGTGCAGGACTTTTCACTATTGTTGCTATTGGTACCATGGGTTATGCTCTTGGTATTTACCACTGGAGAGCATCTGCTATTCGACGACGCGGAAGTGGTCCTTACGATGATCGATTGGGACCTACCATTCTCTGCTTTGTTTTGTTGGCAGCTATTATAACCAACTTTGTTCTTCGTATGTTATTTTGA
- the inp2 gene encoding myosin-binding vezatin family protein Inp2, whose protein sequence is MNVDTQLSRDGLYSSLRTRYKVYISMHAFAIWHRFISFLAIYLWPCIMGSVNLNLQDRENEYFFDSIQYIIYTSELLVGDHELQRSHHEEQPSLVYPSSSFSSTSKFWRYFAYLLSLQIVIDFVLYKLSSAMASLHYLKFVKIIALSYICFSSLIRICHCWTYFIRIMGLSSLNKFVNLLHDFETTSNRVYSQICELEANSAANRSRLMDFLPANDPLLFNLTEQNTLSYELSGLYEKLLPRYQLVLSRIYPYAAASNLRNLLSLYRLPNCFGKLNSFDLRKGSSTSLKRSSMYLARKENQDFDDQSTQILNHIKTAYYELTIISKQVLCCILSFPVDSFLAERSSWLIVHREVGDLSNALSVSMVRLVDILKFSVESVNRNQHNTTSKPFPRIMCKENLRSLFNELHSVMMETHESISSYIQEGDNTAMQTYAMDEYDQVGLLLKDLLSEWDFNRALLLNLQHMHRKRK, encoded by the exons ATGAACGTAGATACTCAACTATCTCGCGATG GGTTGTATTCATCTCTGAGGACTCGATACAAAGTGTATATTTCCATGCACGCTTTTGCTATATGGCATCGGTTTATCTCTTTTTTGGCAATTTATCTATGGCCTTGCATAATG GGGTCGGTTAATCTAAACTTACAAGATCGAGAAaacgaatatttttttgacagCATTCAGTACATTATTTATACATCTGAACTCCTCGTAGGAGATCACGAGCTACAGCGGTCACATCATGAAGAACAGCCTTCTTTGGTTTATCCTTCTTCATCGTTCAGTTCTACGAGCAAGTTTTGGAGATACTTCGCCTATCTGCTGAGCTTACAAATTGTAAtagattttgttttatacaAATTATCATCTGCAATGGCAAGTCTTCATTATCTAAAGTTTGTGAAGATAATAGCCTTATCTTATATTTGCTTCTCTTCGCTCATACGGATTTGTCATTGCTGGACATATTTTATTCGTATTATGGGATTATCCAGCTTAAATAAGTTTGTCAATCTATTGCatgattttgaaactaCATCTAATCGTGTTTACTCCCAAATTTGTGAATTGGAAGCAAATTCGGCAGCAAATCGCTCCCGGTTAATGGACTTCCTTCCTGCCAATGATCCTTTATTGTTTAATCTTACGGAACAAAATACTTTAAGTTACGAACTGTCTGGTTTGTATGAGAAGCTTTTACCTAGATACCAGCTGGTTCTGTCAAGAATATATCCGTATGCAGCTGCTTCCAACCTTAGAAACCTATTATCACTATATAGACTTCCAAATTGCTTTGGTAAATTAAATTCGTTTGACCTCCGAAAAGGTTCCTCAACAAGCTTAAAACGGAGTTCCATGTACCTAGCCCGTAAAGAAAACCAAGACTTTGATGACCAATCCACCCAAATTCTCAATCACATCAAAACTGCTTATTATGAATTAACTATAATCTCTAAGCAAGTTCTATGTTGCATACTATCGTTTCCGGttgattcatttttagCTGAAAGGTCTTCATGGCTCATTGTTCACCGGGAGGTAGGTGACCTCTCTAATGCATTGTCTGTGTCGATGGTTCGTCTCGTTGACATCTTAAAGTTTTCAGTTGAATCGGTCAACCGTAATCAACATAACACTACTAGCAAACCTTTCCCCAGGATCATGtgcaaagaaaatttgcGCAGTCTTTTTAACGAGTTGCACTCTGTAATGATGGAAACTCATGAGTCTATCAGCTCATATATTCAAGAAGGAGACAATACAGCTATGCAGACATATGCTATGGATGAATATGATCAAGTTGGTTTACTGCTCAAAGATTTGCTCTCTGAATGGGACTTTAATAGAGCACTACTTCTCAACTTGCAACACATGCACCGAAAGcgtaaataa
- the wat1 gene encoding TORC1/2 complex WD repeat protein Wat1/Lst8 yields MSVQYPPQHSVLLVSSGYDHTIRFWEALSGICSRTIQHADSQVNRLCISPDKKFLAAAGNPHVRLYDINTSSQMPLMTFEGHTNNVTAIAFHCDGKWLATSSEDGTVKVWDMRAPSVQRNYDHKSPVNDLLIHPNQGELLSCDQSGRVRAWDLGENSCTHELIPEEDVPMSSITVGSDGSMLIAGNNKGNCYVWRMLNHQGASLLQPVVKFQAHQRYITRCVLSPDVKHLATCSADATVNIWSTEDMSFMLERRLQGHQRWVWDCAFSADSTYLVTASSDHVARLWELSSGETIRQYSGHHKAAVCVALNDYQI; encoded by the coding sequence ATGTCAGTACAGTATCCACCACAACATTCTGTTCTGCTCGTCAGCAGTGGATATGACCATACCATTAGATTTTGGGAAGCCCTAAGTGGAATATGCTCGAGAACAATACAACATGCGGACTCTCAGGTAAATCGTTTATGTATTTCACCTGATAAGAAGTTTCTAGCAGCCGCCGGAAATCCTCATGTAAGATTGTACGACATAAACACTAGTAGTCAAATGCCATTAATGACCTTTGAAGGGCACACCAATAATGTTACAGCCATCGCTTTTCATTGTGATGGTAAATGGCTTGCCACATCGAGCGAGGATGGAACAGTAAAGGTGTGGGATATGAGAGCCCCTTCAGTTCAGCGAAACTATGATCATAAATCTCCTGTTAATGACTTGTTAATTCATCCAAATCAAGGTGAACTGCTTTCATGCGACCAAAGTGGACGAGTTCGTGCATGGGATTTAGGAGAGAATTCTTGTACACACGAACTTATTCCGGAAGAAGATGTACCTATGAGCAGCATTACTGTTGGATCTGATGGTAGTATGCTTATTGCTGGGAACAACAAAGGAAACTGCTACGTTTGGCGAATGCTAAATCATCAGGGTGCTTCATTGCTTCAGCCCGTTGTCAAATTTCAAGCTCATCAGCGTTATATCACTCGCTGCGTCTTGTCTCCTGATGTCAAACACCTTGCTACATGTTCTGCCGATGCTACAGTGAATATATGGAGTACGGAGGATATGTCATTTATGCTTGAGAGACGACTTCAAGGGCATCAAAGATGGGTTTGGGATTGTGCGTTTTCTGCTGATTCTACCTACTTAGTAACCGCATCTTCTGATCATGTTGCAAGGCTTTGGGAGTTATCGAGTGGTGAAACAATCCGTCAGTATTCGGGTCATCACAAAGCTGCTGTTTGTGTTGCTCTTAATGACTACCAAATTTAA